From the genome of Oryza glaberrima chromosome 1, OglaRS2, whole genome shotgun sequence:
AGATGTAAGTCTCGATGGCATCGAGGCCACCTTCCTTCGCCTTCTTGATCAGATCCGGCCACATCTGCATAGCAACAATAAGATTAGattagatagaaaaaaaatcaaattaatcttttGCGCACGTACATATATTGCTTATGTTCATTAATTTCTTAAgacaaattaagaaaataaagatCGAACGTATATAAGTCACAACATAATATGCATGCATAAGTATATAAAAGTATAGAACATAAAACTCCTCGCACTGCTTAGCTCATCACGATCTATggcacaaaaagaaaagaaacactcAAGCAAGCAACTCTGTATCCTACTAGTACAAAACACTCAAAGTTGTATATGCATTTAATTTGCAGATTAATATTATCAactacctctattttttaatacatgATGTTGTTGATTTTTTCACACATTTAACCAttcttcttattaaaaaacataattataatttattttttgtgagttgttttatcactcaaagtattttaagcatgatttatatcttatgtaTCTCCATAAATTATTACAAATGttcaaacatattaaaaaattaacgaCATCATGtattgaaaaacaaaaatagtaTACACTAGgaatatctatacctatacagCGTTAACCTGGTGAATCTGCCGTTGATCAAATAGACCCacacattattaatttataGTTAATATCATGGTCCCATGGGCCTCACAAATCCCATCCAAAAATCTCTACATACAATTTTGTTGGGAATTCAGTTGGATATATTGCCGATGATCTGGATTTCAAGCGGAGGCATCAACACAAATGGAAATAGAGATGAACTTTAGGACGCGCTCAGATATCTCCAAGTCGATCGGGTATTATTGTTTCTCAATCTAGATTGGTTTCTCATCTCAAACAATTTTAACCTGGGTAAACTATATATATGACACGGTTGAAAAATGAGCACCTGGAAGAGTACATAGTAACGTGCTAATTACTTTGCTGACAGAGTTTAGTCTATGATTATGTTGACTACACGGACAGAATTTTGGACAATGATTATGTTGCTACCAACATATGATTAATTCCGTAgctactttttttatttctttttacatGTACAGATTGGATCTAATgccaaaatttatttaattaattagttttccACTTAACACATTACTACGCATAGTTACAATTTCAATATAATTCTCAACGGTGATAACAATATCAATATTGTACACCATTCATAATACATGGATCttacaattttaaaaatatacaacGAATTctatgattaaaaaataattcactcagaaaacaaattaaaaatcacCATATTGCAGTTGGCATTAATTTGCCATCAATTTAAACCATTCCTATACGATTTTGTTTGACTGAAATACTATCAGAGTAAAATTTTTTagggctaaaatataatatttaaaattatCTCGTGCGATGCACGGGTTGACGGCTAGTATAACAAGTTGGTTACCTCAGGAGTGCTCCGGGGATAATGGATGGAACCAGAGAGGATGATCCGGCGCTGGCCGTCGATGACGAGGCTGCGGTCGTCGTAGCTGACGCTGGTGCAGCCCACGGCATCGGCCGCCACGGCGAGGACCAGCAGCGCCACCCACCACCGGCACCAGCTGCTGCCGCGCCGTCCCATCATACTGCTGCTAATTTGAAGTTAATTAGCTAGGCTacaggggaggaggggaggagacgaGATGAGTTGCAACTTTGCAGATGCAAGCGATCGAATTGCAGAGATCGGGCGTGGGGGTGATACGGAATTTATAGGCCGCAGCGATACGATGCGCCGTACGTTGGAGATAGATACAATAGAGGATAATTACGTAGTACACGTGGGCATGGGTTTGTTAATCTTGGAGATACTATTGcacagagaaacaaacaaagtAGTTAAGCCGGATCGCCATGCATACGATAAAGACGTATGATACGATAATTAGTGGTTAGCCGTAAAATCGAGATTGCGTgccgtttccttttttttttttgcggatAGTGCTAAAACTAGAAAAGACAAtctccatcccctcctcctaactgagagatttgataatttaacactcTTTTCAATGGGTTTCGATTATTTGACATTCTGGTTCACTTTCATACACTCatatggtcccacatatcatcctCACAAAAATATCAATTAAAGTAATTGGACAACGAAAAAAGCGTtaaattatcaattttttccTCCTAACTTGGCATCAGAATTCTTTTCCATCAGATGATAATGCCCCTCGTCTCTTCACGAGATTTTATCACCTCTCGGAACTGGCTGACACCCTGTGCATTATCATAGACTCTGCTGCCTGAATAGTTTCTGATGTTCCAGTTATCCCTATCAGATATCTTCATCCTGGCACCACTAGCCTGAATGATCTCTGTAATGTTCGTTCCGGCACGTACGACAGCACCAAAATGTTCATCAGCAATACCAATAGTGAGAATCTTGGGCGTCATTGTTAGCAGGTGAGATCTCATAGGTGTACTGGGTTTGTTGTTTTGGTCCCTTCCTCCATACCCATTAGGTCCATAATTCACAGCATTATTATACGGCACCTGTGGGATCATAATACCCAACAGGAACACCAGGGTAACCAGGGAAACTAAGGCCTGCATATGGAAATGGGGAACACAGATTAGGTGGGTAGTGAACGTCCTTCGATAACTTATGCTtcatatcaaatatattgcACGCATCTGATGGTCCAAGGGTCCTGTGACAGTAACGAGTCTATCATGCAAACCAAGAAAATTGTTATCCTGTGGTGAAATCTTGATTCCAGCATGTGTGTCTTCAATGAATGACTTGATTCCTTTACCAATGATTCCTCCACAATAATTTAGATAAAGGAATTAAAGCTTTGTTGATCATCTCAGATAATTACATCCAAAGGTGATAAAATTAGATAAGGTGATACAATTAGATAAAAAAGAGTATTATTTGCAGCAAGCAACTGCGCTCTGAAAATGAAATTCATTGTTATAGAAAATCCTGGTCGTCATTctcattgttatttttttccccaaacacTGCAACCAAGCAATAAAACAATAGGGGCTACTACACACATGCCCTCATATGAACACGATGGAACCAGAaacaaataaatcccagaaccGCCATATCGGTGTCAGGAAAAGTTACATCGGATTGTACTAGTCAAACCTGCAGAGAAGCACAACCCATATATTCATTATGATCAGTCCCTCTTTGAGCCGCTACCATTCTGGCCGGCGAGGATCCTGGAGATCTGCAGCCCCCGGCTGAAGGCCTGGTTGAAGAGCAGCCGAGTCTGGAACTCGGAGACGAAGGGGAACCACGACAGGACGGCGatggggaagaagatgaggatCCCCATGGTGTACTCGTACATCCTCGCCATCTCCTGGATGGAGTCCCATGGCCCGATCTTGCGGAGCACATCCCGGCTCCTCAGCCTAAACCTGGCGCAGCAACGCCCCTTGCATGCGGTGCCCCCGGTGCAACATGAACAGAACAGGGCGCAGAGCGGCTCCGTCACCAATCTCCGGAACAATGGTCCACAGAGCTGTGCAATCTACGAGAGTAAAGTGAATGTGATGATTGAATACAATGGACAAATGAGTGGACAATTCTAGTGGGAAGGGGGAAAAAATCAGGTTGAAGTTGTGAGCACAGATGCATCACTTACCTGAAGAATAAACCAGCCAGTAGGGATGAATGCCAAAATACTGGCACCAACATCAGAGACAGTCAGATTGAAAACAACAAATAAGATGACCACCAAGCTGATGAGGACAATAAAGACAATGCCCTTGAGGATACGGAATACAAGTTGAAAATTGGTAATAAACTTCTCTCTCCCCATTGAGACGACCTGGAAGAAGAAATATGCTCAACTGTAGGATTACTATTGCAAAGAACATAATACAATACCAAATAAACTGTTACCTTAAGTGATACAAGAACTATAGCTATAACCAGCCATGATAGTGCATACACCTGTGGaaacaaaaaatagaaagaaaaaccATTAGTCCGGTCAGAATTCATACATTGATGCAGAGCACTCTAGTCAGGATAAGTACCATGAAGCTTCTGTTCCCATGCACTATGTGTAAATGATAAACAATACCATATTGGTATATCAAGAAGCGAAGGGAGAGGACGAACTCCAACAGCAGGCTACGTATTGTACCATTCCTCAGGTGGTCATGTTCACTTATCCACCAAGCCTCCCAACTTTGCTCTGGTGCCAGGCCAATACCTCCTCTATTGCTCATCCAATGCCACCAGTCAGTCCAGTCATCAACAGTCTTGTGCCACTCAAAGCATGATGGATTGAAGACAAAAGGTGCAAACAGCCAACAGAAAACAAGGAACCATATTGAAATTGTAACATATAGATACAAACTTGAGCTCCTGTACGAAATGCCATAAGCTAGATAGACAACCAAAAGAATGAGTAGCTCCAGTGCTTTCACAAAGTGGCTCCGGGAATACATCCGGTAATTCTCAGCAAACTTTGCATGGCGCACAACAAACCCCCGGCCTGTACCTCTATATTTTGCACCACCATGAAGTATTGTTCTTCCATAGTAGTGAGTCTTCGTTCCAAGATGGAAAGTGAAGAAAACAGAAGCTAATTGAAGTTGCATTATTACAAACTCTCCCAAGGCTCTGCCAAATCCTTTCTCCAAGCCAACCTCTATCATCATAGGGAGGACGAGCAACATTCCAAGTTGGAAAATAGATTGAGTTGCAAGTGCATTTTCAAAGGGCTTGATGTTCTTAATTTGTGGATCCTGGAGAATTGACTTCTCTAGGCCACTCAAAACAAGATATAACCTCccgtataaaaatacatacACTGTAAGAACAGCCACCTGAAAGTAATCAAAGCCATAAAATGCGTTAGCACACTTTGTACAAAAGTACAAACCTTATGTCACATTTTTTAGTTCTTTATAATCTGCTGGTCactgctttaaaaatcatgaaGAACAATATAGACCATTTTATTTCCCTACTAGGTTGTTTTCTTTGTAGAGAATTTATCTCCTCAAACGGAATGCAAAGATAAGGTAGCATAATTATTGGGCCAACATGCTAAATGTGCCTCAAACTTAACTTCACATCCAAATATCTTCCTGggactttttgtttttttgcaatAATACTGGTTGGTTATTGGTTTTAGTGGCAAGATTTTTCTAGTTCATATCTTGTTTGTTGTCGTGCTTCACAAACCACAAAGTGAACCAATCAGCTATTGCAGTTCCAGAAACTTTATATGTTACTAAGTTGATGTGTCAAAGAATAAGATTCATACCATACTATTGAAGTAGAAACCAACTGTAGTGAAGTATAGAGACAACATCCTGTAGAAATCAAATCTGTGCCCTAGTCGATAAATATCTCGACAGAGTGTTTGTTCACCATTTCCGTTTGCCACCTTGGCCTCAAAGTTGGATATTTGATTCATTCCAACATCACGTCCTTTACCCAGCTGTATATATTCATGATGAGTAACATTTCCTTGCCGCAGGGTTGAATTGAATCCTTTAATCAGAACAACCATAAGCTTACTGCACAGAACAAAACTAATTTGCATGATGCACATAATCTCTGGAAATTTTACCTGCAAAGATATCCTCGCTAAGGTTGATAACCTTTGACGCCTTGCTTATGCCACCCCTTGTGAGGTGAAAGATTCTATCGAAAACATCAGGGTGACCATAATGGAATCGTACCCTGCATAAGAAATTTGGAAAAATAACCAAAGAAAATAACTCCGCTGCTCATGGTACAATTGTACAAAGATCTACACAGCAAGGTGAAAATCATTCTAGCCTAACCTGTATCACTTGAGTTTTATAATTCCTATATTTACTTAACAATTTATCTCCTATCCTCTCAAAAAATTATCTCCTACACGATAAATTGTACCTAAAATCAGGTTTTACACGGTGAGAATTGTGATAGTACCTAGCCCCCACTGGTTCCCTAAAACTGGTGGGTTATTGGGTGGTTTCTAGACTCACTCTAGGCACTGCCAATCAGTTTGGGATTGATGAAAATTGTTCAAGTTAGTCAAACCAGTCTAACTTGGGAGTAAATTGGTATAAATATCATTACTAACTCACTGAAAATGAGATGAGTAAATAACAAGAATAATTGATTTGTCACATCTGACCAGTTTGACCATAAACAGGTAAGAACTGGCTGGTCCACAGGCCTTTACAACCCTGTCAGCTGTACGTTCCTTGAATTTATGTGCTGTAAATTATCATTTCTAAATTCTAAGTATATTGCCTTCAACCCCTGTGTTCATAGCATGCATGGCCTTGTGTTTGCTTTGCTGTGCTATGATTTTGGCTAGTCAATGCCATTTAACAATTTTAGCAATTTATTGTTCAAAATTATAGTTCCTTTACACCTTAACAAGTAAATCTCCCAGCATATATTGATCCTTTATTCCTTGTGTAACTCATAAAAATATTCTAGTTTGGTGGTTGGTTATGGCTCCATGGAACATTTAGTAGTTATCAAAATCCAATAATATGAAAGCTACACATTTGTGGGTAGGAGCTCTGCCATGAATTAGATAGGATCAAAGCTTAGACAAAACCATACTGAATGCTTGAGGAGAAGCCAACAACATGAAAGGAATATGAATCAAGCAGACATTAAGGTTGTGCAATATGGTGACTATATTGCAGAAGTTGTATAAAATGAATTGGCCAATATAATTTTGAAGGTGAAAGGAGACATACTTGAGAGTGTTCGCAAGAACACGTTGTCCAATGGTAACGAAACTAGTCTCTTGATTTGACATAAACCACGCAAGGGATGAAACACTATATGTCAAGTAAGAACAACATAATGTTAGTACAAAaggagttaaaaaaataaatacactaTCAGCAAAATTGATGGCGCGCTAAAGTCTAGAGGtgattaatagaaaaaaagaaaagccaaaCCTCCCAGTAAAGATATGTTCGCGAACACCCAATATTGTTGGTTCAGACTTTCCGTGTTTAATAAGGAACTCTTCCAGTAGATTTCTCATTTTAAATGCTTCCTCAAGGTAATTATCCTGCACAACAGAGAATATAAGATGAACTACTAAGTGGGACTTATTTTACACAGAGATTGCATACCTGGTTCATGTCAATTGCTTGAAGCGCTTCTCCTCTAGTGAAGATTATAGCGTGATTTTGATTATTAGGCTTTCCCTCGCCAATATCTGTTGGTTTACCTGGGAGCCTTATCCGGTAAATTTCCTAAAAAAAGGTTAAATGTCAAATTGCAAGGCATCACTAGTCAGTTTAACTTAATCATGTACTGACTCGGTTAACAACAATATTGAGCTCTATTTACAAGAGATATTTGTTCTAAGTTCATTAGTGTGCAACATATTTCCAGAGCAATTAAGAGGTTATTCGATTCGCTGCCATTTCCTGGAATGTTGACAACTGCACCCTGACATCAGTGTTGATGTCTTTATGCATTTGAATACTGTtccaatttattttataaatattactatccACAACTTGATCTACAAGCACTTTATCACTTAAAGGTAAAACCGATCTATAATCACTATCATGGATAATAAAATATCTACAGAAAAAGGTAGATATTTGAGTTCAAGCAATGAAAATTCAGTACCTCATCATTGCCTTTCACAAGAACTGAGTAATATTGTTTCTCCATTTTACCATTTGGTAATGGCACTTCTTTCTCATCAATGTAAGCAATACGCAATGCTGGATACCTGTATTGCACATAACGCTGAAGGATGCACAAAAGATATGTACTTTACAAAATGTAATGGGTGTTCAGCAACTTACGTTAACATGAGATTTAAGATGTTTTCATAAAGACCTTTTTCACGGGAATCCTTTGATGCCTTATGCATGCCATAGAGTTGACAGGAAACAACATAAGTGAATTTTATATCAGCAATGGCCTTGGACCTTGCAGATTCCTCTCCGTCTAAATCAGCTAAGGTATAACAATGTAGCCAAAGTTAATTGTTTCCACATAAAATGAAAAATGGAGGACCAGTGTTTTGTAACAAGAGCAGTATCTGCCTAACCTTGAGCATTTGTCATATCCTCATAGCATTGTAGTTCAAGAGCTCGTCTGTAGTACATCATTCCTCTCACTAGACATAAGAAGATAAAAACAATAAGATCTGGAGAATAGATATAAGTTTGGCAGCTTACTAGAGGATAGAAACATTCATAGTACCAGTTCTGGCAAGTGTTTGACCACGGTAAGATGCCCAGATACGGACATCATCCATGTACCCTTTTACTGCCTCTTCATTTTCTGGGTCAACTCCAATGCGTTCTAGAAAGTTCTTCCATTCATCTGGTGAAGTGACAAAGCATTACTCATTAAATTTTTACTATGAACACAGAAATAAGATGAACTACATTTAGGATACACTAAAATCTGATGAGTAAGATGGTTGATAGTATGGAAAACCAGATTGGTGGAACACATACTCTTTCACTCTTCACATTTATCATGTCACTATTTTTAATTTGTAACATTGATCTGCGGATCCTTCACGAATTGTGTTCAGCAGTTTTTATTGATAAAAAAGAATCTGCAACTCACCTGGATAAATCTTTTGTAGATAGAACAAAATTGAAATGCCATCTTCATTCTTCTTATTCAGTTCATGAGAAGAATAGAGCACTTCCTCATTATAATATGGAGTCAAAACACTAAATagtggagtttgttagaatgTGAAGTTCCTCAAAATGAGTGTAGAGGATAGTAAATTAATAACAGAAGTAACACTGCGCATTATGTACAGGTGTACAgggctgagtgaagatataataaaaaattaaaaacatcatatcgTTAACATGATTTATTTCAAAAGACATGAATCTGAATATGGTTAATTAAAAAGAACATACATTTGTCCATGTCTCAATGTTCACATGACGAGCACTTGTGCATATAGCTCTATAACCATTTATCTAACAAACAATCTGATGtcccctcccaaaaaaaaaacttcagtcagtagggaaaaaaagaaacctTATCAGGCATCGGACCATCCCCAATTTTCAGTTTGGTTCTGAGCAAAACTATCGGGTTCAACCGGTTACTACTGTTTCATTTGCATCTCTAGTCTTTTATGCAAACCAGACCAGGTACGGGCTCTAGTTTCCCCAGTTTAACCGTCGGTCTATTATAGTTAACTATTCAAAATGCAGCATGTATGCACGGAATGTCATATTATAAAAAATCGCCGTACAGagttttatttaattaatttattagtcTACATACCAATATATTAGGATATGTTATGTACAAACAAATATGGTGTAATCTAATGGTCTTATAGATTTAGGCAGGTATCAGAATCTCATCAATTTCTGCTGTAACCAACATATGCAGACAGAATAAACTTAGTAATCAAATCTACCCATACTTCTGAAATAAAAGTTCATTGATGATAAAATGCACACCTAAATGAAATCATATCATGAACTTGAGGTGCTTTTGGCATTTTCATGAACAGCGAGTTTGCAAAGAAGGTGATCCTACGCCGAGCATCCAAATTTGTTGGTACATCCATTGCGGAATCCTTCATAGTCAACAATAAGTGCAACCGGACAAACTGGGAGCAAAACATCTATTTCAGTATTAAACAATTAAGAAACAACTTTCAGATAAGTCACAATGATAGTTGCACACCTTCTCCTTCCAAAACGATTCCTTTATCATATCCATGTCTAAATGTGTGAACCTCTGCTTTCTCTCATTCTCATCTTTCAAAATACTGCCACAGTTTTCAAACAATTAAACCAACACATTTCATATCTAAGGAACTTATTAATTACAATAGTTCTTACCCCTGTCCATCTTTCATGAAATCCCGTGTAGTAATTTCCATAAAATCTTGCAGAGCATTAATGATTTTTCTCTCGGCAGTACCATCAGTAGATTCATTGCTCTGCAAAATGAGTGATAAATACAGATtaaatgtaatatatatatatgcagaaaaggaactaataaaataaatccatTCATTCTTCTGCAAAACGAGTGATTAAATGAATCTGCGTTAAATGTAAATATATGCAGAAAAcaaactaataaaatgaatcaGGCATAACAGTTGTTACCAGTAGATGCAATAATTTTGCCAGCGTGTTGCTGACTTTGCCAATCTCTGCCATACGAAAATCTTCCAAAAGTGTATTATTTTCCACACTATCAAGCACTGTTTTATCAATGGCATCGACGATTCTGCAGCAGTATGTCAAATGAGCCAAATCAGTAATTTCTAATATATTGTACAGAGGAATAGATTCACCATGTAAATGAAAGAGTATGGCCTTTACTTCTGATCATTATTGTCTAGCAGAAGATTCTTAAGAATTAGAACCAAGGACTCGTAGCATTCTATGACAGCATTGAATCTAGCTTGGTCTAGTCTGATTTTTTCAATCAACTCATGGTAATCCCCTTCTTTAGAAGTCATGGCCATGTGAAGAGCTGTGGGTACCTGGTATATTCCTGAGACCATGAGCATCTCTGCAAAATAATCAAATAATATTGGataatttattatctatttCTGAGCAAACAGGCTTTGCGCACCTTACTGGCAACAAGGAAAGGAGGCCATGGAGTAACAGAAAAACTACTTGAAAATGACGGAGCCATCAGTATGTCCCTTTCTctatcaaaataaaagttgagGGTTAACCCTACAGTGAATGGCATAGTGGAATACTATTCAAAAAAAGTTTACAGTTCCAACCTATCACTTATGAAGTCTTCCTCTCGTAAGGAATTGATGAATGAATTCCAAACACAAAAAAATCTCCCCTCACCACATGCTTGCTGCAATGAAGGTAATAAAATCAATCAAAATTCAAGTGCCTTTAGCAAATACTAAAGAAATTATGCATTTCTATGTCTTCAGCCCACCTAAAAGGGAAACAGATCCTAACTTACTGCCCTCTGACTTTgagtggctgacatgtgggcccctagCTCGcgggcccatatgtcagcgaCCCACATCAGAGGGCAGTACGTCAGAGGAGATTTTCCCCCTAAAAGATGGCCCCTGTATGCATTGTAGCCACCTACACTTTCATTCTCACTGCATGTAAAAGggtaaactcggatatccagaTCTCTTGTTTATATAATAGCTTCAGCCTACCTAGTCTCACTAAGTCGGAAGTTTCACAATCTTAGAGGTGTTGGTAGGATCACTTCTGAACTACACACGCTAGTCTAGCTGAAAACCTGATTATGTGCTGCTGAAAAGCTTAGTAACTTAGGAAGGGTACATGTCCTTCTATAGGACTTTTAAGTCGGTGCTACAGTAGAAGGGCGTGTACCCTTCCTAAATTAGTAAGCTTTTCAGctcagtttcagtttcagtttcagctAGACTAAAGTACAGTTCAGAAGTGATCCTATTCCTACCAACAAGAGGAAATTTCCATgcttgaaagtttcaaaatgaCATTTGAAACTTCCATAGTAAATGTTTTCTGAAAATACAAGATGAATTTGCTTCACTTGAAATATTTCAAGTTTTGAGTCAAAAGTTGTGAAGCCAATGTGAAAAAATCTCTGCTTTTGCGGTAGGGATGAAGAGGGAGATGACAATTATTACGTGTGTAGAGGGGGGTTTCTGCAGAGGAGATAGCTATCAGATGATGAGGGGAGTGGAGTCTCATTTACTTAGGCTGTCCGTGTTAAGCATAGTTGTAAAAAGGGGACCAGACTGGTGGTTCAATCAGAAAAACCAGAACCAGATCTCAGCACAGTTTGGTTGCATCAAAAGACCAGATGTGCATTTGGACCCCTTTGAACAGCTCGAACCAACAGTCTTGAGGTCATGAGGTGAACTGGCTATTATAAACCTGGAAAGGCTGGCCCGGCAGGGGAGGAAGAGTGTTTGTAATGGGCCAAACGGAAGACTAATCCTTTCCCTCAAGACCCACCACAGCTTAATTTCTTTGGCAAAAAACACAGTTTGGTTGTGCCGAAAGAACCAATGTGCATTAAACTGGGACAGGTTGGGCTGGCTGGGGAAGGAAGAGTGTCTGTGGTGGCCCAAACAAAATCCTAATCTTTTCCCTCGAGGCCCACCACAGCATTCTTTTGTCAAAAAATCAGTAAAGGGTGTGTCAATGGGATCCGATCCCTGGTTGAGAGATTCAAAGCAGTGTGCCTTCTCCATCCTACCATGAAGGCTGCTGCATTTTAAATGGAACATAtactgcatttaagtatattaataTTAACCAACCACGGTTTGACTGCCTAGACCGACTGTCAGCGATGGGTTCACCCATCAATCTGACTTTTTAACCATGATTAGCAGTCCCATGAGGAAAATACAAACCTCTCTATGCGCTGTTGCATGGCTTTTATTGAAAGCTTCTGGCATTGATTTGAATCTGGCTCTTAACATGCCAAGGGTACGTATCtacattaaaagaaaaagaagatatCTTACAACTAAACATTTTTAACACTGCAAATATATTGTCATACATAAAAGAGTCACTAACCTCACCAACATGACTAAGGGCACCTGAAACACCCCCAAATGCAGTTGAAAAAATAGCATACCATATTTGTATATCCATGAAGTACACCTATAAATAGAGCAGTAGGTTATATCAATCATGGAACAATATTAGAACCTTCCaagatcgagaaaaaaaaattgaaccttCATGATTATAATTACATACCATGACGATTGGGGCCCATATAGTAATGACGACACCAAGGTTGTGTGGCACTGTTAAAAATTAACAAGAATATTGTAAGTAAAATATAATCACCATAAGAACCATGCAGATAACATGTATATCCAAAATAACAAGAGAATATTAGAAAAGAAATAAGGAGAAGCCCCATATACTTAATTATATAGttgcccccctcccccaactgccacacacacacacacacacaaaaaataaagaaaactaagtgtagttaatgtatttctctcttctctcatgaaaCCACATGACCTCAATTGTTTGTAGCTTTGGATGATCAAACTACGGTTCAAATTGTCTCACTTCTCTTATAAATCGCCTCAATTGTTTCTAACCTTTGGATGATTAACCTATGCAGCAAATTATCTCTCTTCACTTTTAAAGTCACATCATCTCAATTATTTCTAGCCTTTGCATGTTTGATCAAAGGTGTAAATTGCAAAAAGCATATAAAATCAATTATCTTGCACCATATTTTATCATTGTGGTACAGTATTCACGCAGCAATGCACAGGGTTTTCATCTAATGTTATAGGAAATGAAATCACCAAATGAAACAACATTATTGCAAGAGAACAAAATCAAGTTTGGCCCTCAACCTCTGTTGGAAAGCTATTCACTCTGAACTCAAAAAAGGCTGTCTTCCCCAGTACTCTAAAATCTGGACAGATAACACCCTCAACCCTATTCTATGGTGGTTTTGattagagtaaaatgcaccacgGGTACTAAAACTTGAAAGGTGGGTGCACTTCAGTTGTAAATTGCTCAAGCAAGTCACACAACTTGTTTCGGGGGTTCAAATATCACAGAGTACATGTCACATGAACTATTTGTTGctaaattaa
Proteins encoded in this window:
- the LOC127756912 gene encoding callose synthase 7-like produces the protein MAASTSTEVVVPAGAGAGAGAGRWRRDALAHTLGSRRLPEGVADAGERVPDAVAPEVMPFIRAADEVEQDSPRVAFLCRRYAYNKVQRMDPSSVQRGVRQFKTYMSVKLDQDDTQVMGNDAKEIQRFYKSYCAELSRISEKRNFEEVARRYQVASALYEVLRDVTNNKVDSEVMKIAKVIEEKSVHFKNYKYNIIPLNFPGSSEAIVELHEIKGAIDALNSIDGLPMPHMSSMHTDGNKSIRDLLDWLSLAFGFQKSNVENQRENLVLLLANIGTRTAGQDHPLVDTVNKLWKKILQNYQSWCSYLHVGSSIMNVETVTQNKQQLMLLHIGLYLLIWGEASNVRFMPECLCYIFHHMARQLHKMIEENNFQSPPGFEEEGSFLKTAIEPIYKVLQKEAHKSKGGTAGHSTWRNYDDLNEHFWSEKCFARLNWPWDLTADFFYQGRTTSTKPKTNFVEVRTFLHIFRSFNRMWMFFILAFQAMLIVSWSSSGSLSALADATVFRSVLSVFITAALLNFIKVTLDIVLTFQAWGNMDWIQIVRYLLKFFVAIAWIIILPLAYSSSIRYPSGAGKLLNSWVGNWHNPSVYNVATIIYIVPDILAAFLFLLPQLQNIMERSNWRVIGLIMWWIQPRLYVARGMHEDILSIIKYVFFWVVLLTCKLAFSFYVEISPIIGPTKFLLNQGVGNYEWHEIFPFLPHNLGVVITIWAPIVMVYFMDIQIWYAIFSTAFGGVSGALSHVGEIRTLGMLRARFKSMPEAFNKSHATAHREQACGEGRFFCVWNSFINSLREEDFISDRERDILMAPSFSSSFSVTPWPPFLVASKVPTALHMAMTSKEGDYHELIEKIRLDQARFNAVIECYESLVLILKNLLLDNNDQKIVDAIDKTVLDSVENNTLLEDFRMAEIGKVSNTLAKLLHLLSNESTDGTAERKIINALQDFMEITTRDFMKDGQGILKDENERKQRFTHLDMDMIKESFWKEKFVRLHLLLTMKDSAMDVPTNLDARRRITFFANSLFMKMPKAPQVHDMISFSVLTPYYNEEVLYSSHELNKKNEDGISILFYLQKIYPDEWKNFLERIGVDPENEEAVKGYMDDVRIWASYRGQTLARTVRGMMYYRRALELQCYEDMTNAQADLDGEESARSKAIADIKFTYVVSCQLYGMHKASKDSREKGLYENILNLMLTYPALRIAYIDEKEVPLPNGKMEKQYYSVLVKGNDEEIYRIRLPGKPTDIGEGKPNNQNHAIIFTRGEALQAIDMNQDNYLEEAFKMRNLLEEFLIKHGKSEPTILGVREHIFTGSVSSLAWFMSNQETSFVTIGQRVLANTLKVRFHYGHPDVFDRIFHLTRGGISKASKVINLSEDIFAGFNSTLRQGNVTHHEYIQLGKGRDVGMNQISNFEAKVANGNGEQTLCRDIYRLGHRFDFYRMLSLYFTTVGFYFNSMVAVLTVYVFLYGRLYLVLSGLEKSILQDPQIKNIKPFENALATQSIFQLGMLLVLPMMIEVGLEKGFGRALGEFVIMQLQLASVFFTFHLGTKTHYYGRTILHGGAKYRGTGRGFVVRHAKFAENYRMYSRSHFVKALELLILLVVYLAYGISYRSSSLYLYVTISIWFLVFCWLFAPFVFNPSCFEWHKTVDDWTDWWHWMSNRGGIGLAPEQSWEAWWISEHDHLRNGTIRSLLLEFVLSLRFLIYQYGIVYHLHIVHGNRSFMVYALSWLVIAIVLVSLKVVSMGREKFITNFQLVFRILKGIVFIVLISLVVILFVVFNLTVSDVGASILAFIPTGWFILQIAQLCGPLFRRLVTEPLCALFCSCCTGGTACKGRCCARFRLRSRDVLRKIGPWDSIQEMARMYEYTMGILIFFPIAVLSWFPFVSEFQTRLLFNQAFSRGLQISRILAGQNGSGSKRD